The sequence below is a genomic window from Manis pentadactyla isolate mManPen7 chromosome 17, mManPen7.hap1, whole genome shotgun sequence.
ATGAACAGGTTCACAGTTTTACAGGACATTCATCGCAACTCCTGAATAAAACTTCTTAACCAATGTAATCTACTTTGTTTAGTAGATTGGCTAAAGAAATTATGAAAGTGATTTTAAACTTACTACCAAACTGGTTCTCAGACTGTTTACAAAAGAACAGACCCCAGCAGCCAGGACTAAATTTTCAAACCCATCTAAGAAAACAAATTATCTTCCTTTCCCCACAAATTCTTATCATGCCAGTTAATATAAATAAGCAAATTAGAGACTCAAAAGTCTAGcttattttaaatgaagaaagttttatatttttgtacttgGATCAAAATAATCctttattctttatcttttccctaaagagaaaacacaaacctTGATCTTGGAGTCATTTTTGTTGGTGTTGGCAGACCTTCTGAAATTTTatatggattctttaggggtgaTATATAGATGTTTCCCCCAGGAATTCGTAGAGGTGAACTAGAAAACTTGTAAGGACTTCGAGGAATGTGAGGTACTGGTGACAAGGTGGGGGgctagaacaaaaacaaaaacaaaaagaaagattatttatttattgttttagtgAGATCCATTGCTTCATAATTAGATTTTCCCAGTCAAAGGATACTTTCAACATACCCTGGTGGAAGCATACTgcaaaatatttgttttcagtttttgcatGAAGACAGAGTTATAGAATACTATAATGGAatcgtattcctcttctctgatcaAAACACGTTTGAATGTCTGAAGAAGAACAGTAAAAACACTTGTTAGATGAATTTGGAAATTTatctctttagattttctcttaataattcataATACTTTTTAATAGAAAGAAGCAcatatggaagaaaaaataatctgaaaagcCTTCTTAGGCTTGGATTATACTCTGCTTTACCAGAAGTGAACTgtcatagatacacacacacacacacacacacacacacacacacacatatatgttctatttatatatatatatacatatacacatatacacacacacacacacatatttaagaGTGTATTACAAATACCATGTTTATTGCAGAGATACAGTATTCCTTATTGACTTTATAATATGATTTGGAAATTAAAGTACCTTAACTTTccaattccattttaattacaaataattaaccaataatataaaaataaaaaattgataagTGAATTTATATAATAAGGTCAGAATATATGATCTAATTAATGATTGATCTATTTTTACTTACAGATATAGCCAAAAAAAACCTTACTATATTACCTACCTCCTGAACAGCATGAGTAAGATCCTTGTATGCTGTTACAATGATTTTAAATTTAAGGTCTATATTCTTCACTTTGCATATGCCATACATGGAACACATCATGATCTAGTAAATAAATGTGATGTAAAAAATAGTCAGAATTTTGTTACATGGTTATGTTCTAAAAGGTACTCTGTTATCTTTCTTTCAGTTTCAAAAAATGGAAGTTTAATTTCCTACTAGATTATCCTTTTCCATTCTGATCTCAATTTCAAACTCTATGTGTTTAACACAAATTGTATTTAAAGGACAAAATGCAAATAGCCAGCCCTCAATTGTTCAGGGCTGATCTTCTGGTTTGTAAATAACCTTAACTTTGGCTCCTGTTCCTTAAATGTTTCTCAGAAAAGTTACAACTGAAATCAGTTAGCTGTATTAACTaacactaaggaaaaaaaaaaaaaaaaaaggcccggTGTGTAAAAGGTTTAAACT
It includes:
- the RB1 gene encoding retinoblastoma-associated protein isoform X4; the protein is MRDRHLDQIMMCSMYGICKVKNIDLKFKIIVTAYKDLTHAVQETFKRVLIREEEYDSIIVFYNSVFMQKLKTNILQYASTRPPTLSPVPHIPRSPYKFSSSPLRIPGGNIYISPLKNPYKISEGLPTPTKMTPRSRILVSIGESFGTSEKFQKINQMVCNSDRMLKRSAEGSNPPKPLKKLRFDIEGSDEADGSKHLPGESKFQQKLAEMTSTRTRMQKQKMNDSMDTSNREEK